The Polyangium mundeleinium genome contains the following window.
AATGCAGCCAGACCGGGTCGTCAGCCGTCCCTACGAGATCACGCGTGGGGCTGAAGGAGGGTCAGAGGAGCCGCATTGCGCGGAGTCGAGAAAATACGGAGATCGAGACGGGAATGAACTGAACGGCGAGATCGCCGCCACGATGTCTCGCGATGGGAACCGCGCTGGCGCAGCTACTTACAGGCGCCGCTGATGCAGGACTTCCCGGTGGGACAATGCTTGTCGCAAACGCACTGCGGGTAGGGCTTGAAGGCAGTGCCGCAGACTCCGTTGGAACAAATCCTGGAGACGCCGCAATCACAATTGCTACTGCAAGGCTCCGTCGGCGCCTCGCAGGAGCCATAGTCTCTCTCGGAAAAGAAGACACAGCTCTTGGAACCCGTACACTGGCATGAGGCTACGCAAAAGGGGCTCGGCGGGGGCGGACTGACATTATTGATCTTCGAGCATACCTTTTGACCGGATTCATTCGCCTTGCAGGCCGTGCCCAGCTCGCATTGACAGTTCGACGAACACGGGCTGCCCGCTGGCAGCAGCAGCTCGCTGCTCGCCTGGTCGGTGTCCTCCTCGACACTCTCCTGCGGGTCGGGGCTCCTCATGAGACATGCAGCCGGGGCAGCGCAGAAGAGCACGAGCGCGGCCAACGGTTTCATCAAAGTGGCGAATCGACGAAGCATGCTGAACCTCCCAAACAAATCCACGAGGTGACGACGGCGCCATCCCGGGACGTGGAAGCGACGGCAGGTACCATACCAACCACGGGGACGTCGAATTTGGGGAGGACGTCCATCGGCACACGGCCCCGCCATGGCCTCAAATGCACGGTTCGCGCATTGCGCTACTTGTGCAAATTGCGCGACTGGCGCAACACGAACGTGGCAAGCAGCGATATCTCACCCGTGGCCTCGGGGCCACGGGCCGCTAAGGATGCCCGAGCTCGACCTCACACTGCGTCGTATCGGTATTCCCCGTCAGCCAATTGGTCATGCACACGTCCCCGGGGTCGCCCTTGTTCCACAAGAGCCCGCCCTTGTGTTTCTCGCGCAATCGCGCCTTTCGCACGATCGACAGCACCTCGGGGTCCGCGGTCTTCGCGAATACCTTCGCTGCGAGCTCCGGTTCGAGCGCCAGAATCGAGCGGTAGTTGTCCTCCAGCTCGGCGATCGTCGTGGGCTCTTTCCCGCCGGAATAGTATTCGTCGTAGTTCTCGACGTTCGGCGAGGTTCGCTCCTCGTACCGGCGCAGCCCGTACTGGCCATACAGCCGCAGCGGCCGCGCGGCGTGGCCGTGGCAATCGAGCGTGCCGCAACGGCGCTCGAGGACCGCAGAGACCGCGCGGAACGAGGTCGGGTCGAAGGGCGGGGCCACGATTTCATTCACGGCAGGGCCCAGGTCGCCGCAACCAGCGGCGACGAGAATGACGCCGCAACCAGCGGCGACGAGAATGACGCCGCAGCCCGCGACGGCGAAGCGCGCCACGCTGGAGCAAAAGAGGCTCGCCTTGCGTCGTGTGTTCATTTCGCAGCTCCCGGGCAGGCGGGGTCTTGCGGCGGGAACGGAGGATTCGTCTCGGCGGCGGCGCACGTCACCCACCCGGGCGAACCCTGGTTCGGATTGCCCACGTGGCACCCCGCGCAGGATCCGTCGCGGCTGATGCGCGTCGACATGACCACACGTTTCGTGCTCTCCAGGGCCCCAGGCACGGGGTACTCGATCTCGGCGCGCAGCGGAAAGGCCGGGTCCCACTTGTCCGTTTCGATGAAGAAGTTGCCCGCGCAGTTCGTGCCGACCTCGTATTGCTCGCCGAACGAATCGGTCAGCTTGACCTTCACGCCCTTGACGGGAAGCGGCTTCTGCTCGGGCGTCTGCGTCGGATACGCATAGATCGTCCCGCCGACGCTCATGACCGGGTTCTCCCGTAGGTACTCGCCGTGGCAGAGCACGCAGGGCTGTCCAGGGCGATGAAACTCGCCCACGGGGACATTCGGATCCTCTTCGCCGAGCGCGGCGATACGCTCGTCGACGGCGCGGTTGCCGCAGCCGACGAGCATGCCAAGCACAACGAGCGACGAGGCGAGGGCGGTCTTGGCCGTCATCATTCGACGTCGACCTCCAGCGTGAGCGCGCCGAAGTAGCCGAAGCGCTGCAGGATGAAGAGCGTGTTCAAGAAGCGCGTGTAAATCACGTCGCCGCTCACGATGAGGCCCCAGTTCTTGGCCTCGCCAAACGCGATGCGCGTGCCGAGTCCGCCGGTCACGCCGATCAGCGGGCCGAGCTCGCGGTCGCCGGTGCGCAGCGCAGGCACTTGCAGGCCCGTGGGCGTCCGTTCGGACACGTACGCGAGTTGCCAGAAGGCCGCGCCCGTCTGCGCGTGGAACCGGAAATGCGGCCAGATGCGCACGTTCTGGCTGATGTCGTAGAGGTACCGGAGGTCCGTCGTCGTGGCCTTGAGGCCCCAGCTATCCGCGTAGAGCCGCTCCTCGGCGCGCAACGTGCTCGCGGAGAAGCGGCGCGCGTAGCGGGCGGCGAACGCGAAGCGCTGGCGGCTCAGCGGGAGCTGTTCGAGGATGCGCTCGGGGTTCCGGTAAAAATTTACCGTCGCGAGCGACTGTCCCGGCAAGACGCGCGGGGCGATGTCCGGCGCGAACGTCGGGATGTAGCGGTAGGGCTTGGAGCTGTCGCCCGCCTCGATCACCGCGCTGAAGTTCGTGGTCAGGATGGAGTTCTTGTCGAGCACGAACGACGAGGAGAGGTCGAGCGCGTGGCGCTGGATGCGCCGCGAGAAGACCTCGTAGCTCGTGCCCGATCGGCCCGCGATGTCGTACGAGAAGTCGTAGCTCAGGCTCGGCGTGACCGTCTTCTGGCGCAGGTCGATCGCGACCGTGGTGCCGACGCTCGTCGCCAGGTAGTCGGGCTCGATCGACATCGCGGTGTGAAGGTTCACGTCGACGTCGCCGAACTTCTTGTGGCCGCCGAGCGCGGGCACGTACCGCTGCTCGGTCCAGCGCGGCGAGGCCGTGGCCACGATGTCGGTCGACGCGGCCGTGACGACGTCGACGAGGAACGAGCCACCAAACCCCCAGCCGCTCGTGGGGTTCTCGACGTTGAAGAAGACCGTCGGGCTGACGACGTCGACCTTGTCGGAGTCGTGGTACGCCGAGAACTCCAGGCCGAACTTGAGGTTCAACGGCAGCTTGCGGTTCTTCGCGATGCACTCGTCGAACTGGTCCTGCGTCTGCGCGTTCTGCATGCACTGGACGAGCGCGCGGTCGATCGCCTTGCCCTTCGGCACGAGCTTGACCTCGACCGTCGCCGTCTCGCCCTCGCCGACGTTCACGCTCTGCTCGAAGGACTGCTCGGCGCCGTTCACCTTGCCCGTCGCGATGATCGTGCGCTCGCCGGGGTTTACGGGGATCTCGGCGCCGAGCTGATCCTCTGCGAGCTCGACGCCGTTCACGCGAACCTTGAGGTCGGTCGCGTTCGCCGGCTTCTGGACGATGATCTTCGGGATCTTGGCGCGGAGCTCATCGGCGCGGCTGCGCGCCTGCGCGGCCATCTGACGGATGTTCTTGCGCGACGCGGCCTCGGCGGTCGCCTCGTAGTCGGAGACGGCCTCGACCCAGAGGCCGGCGCGCGCCTCGCACGCGGCGACGAGGAAAAGCGTCGAGGTGCGATCCTCGGCCTCGTACGACGCGCGCCCGTACGCAATGCAGTCGAGCCACTCGCGCTCCTTCTCGGCCTTGGTCGCGAGTTCATAGTAGAACGAGCCCTCGCCCGTGCGCCAGCCACGCGCCGGGGGCTGCCCCTCGTACGTGGCCTTGAGCTTCTTCGAGCCGCCCGACGCGGCCTTCGCCTCTTTCGTCTCCGGGTTGCCGCCGCTCGGCGAACCGGCGCTGCGCGCCTCGCTCCACGCCTTCTCGATCTCGCGCGAGGTGAAGTCGGGGAAGAGCGCGATGGTCGGATCTTCCTTGATCGCCGTGGCGAACGCGGCCTTCGCTTCGCTCGACTTCTTCATGCCGCCGGCGAGCACGGTGCCGAGCGCGACGTAGAGCTTCGCGCGGACCTTCGAGCTGCACGCGCTCTTCTTGGCGCACGCTTGTTTCGCCAGGTTCAGCGTGTCGAGCGCCTCCTGGTACTTGCCTTCCTTGTAGCTCGCTTCGAGCACCGTCTGGACGAGGACCTCGACCTCCTCGTCGTTGGGCGCGGCGCTCGCAGGCGCGGGGGCCAGCGTGAGCGCAGCGGCGACGAGCGGGGCGAGGAGGGCTTGTGCGAGGCGGCGGATCACGCGGCGGCCAAGATAAACCCGTCCCCGGGAAAAAGGATCCGACAAGATGGCGACCTTCGGCTCGGAGGAGGAAATCAGTTGCAGCCGCAACCGCTGCCGGTGCCGCCGCTGCCGCCGACCGCGCCCTCGGTGATGGCGCGCAGGTGCGACTCGCCGAAGCCGGACATGTCAGCGGCCGTCATCGTCGGGTGCGCGAGCTTGCCGCGCTCGTACGGCGCGACGGGCGCGCAGCCGGTGCTCGCGAGCAAGCCTCCGCCGAGCACGAGGACCACGAGGAGCGCGCGACCGGCGCGCACGACGAGCGAGGCAGAGGTGTCTTCGTTCAGCATCGCGGGAAGCTCCGGTTTTCTCTTGTATAACGGGGTTTTTCTCACCCCGCGTCAAGATTCTTCCAGCGCCGCGTGTTCCTTACGGCCCCGCGTCCCCGCCGCCGCCCGTCCGCCGCAGGCCGCAAAGCGCCCACTGCTCGATGATGGCGTAGTCGGTGTCGGACAGGCCGCTCGGGGGCGGCATCGGCGCGCCGCCGCCCGGCGTGCCTTGCAGGTTGCAGAGGATCCACGACCGCGAAGGGTCTTCCTCGTTGATGTAGGGATACCCTTGCGCGCCCGAGTACCCCTTGAGCTCGTCGTAAAACGCGTCGGAGCTGTCGGCCGAGAGGAAGATGCCGCGCGCGCCCGGGGCCGCGCCGTGACAACCGCCGATCGTGCAGCCCGCCGAGGGGCCCGTGAGGATCGAGTAGACCTCGGCCCAGGTCGGGGCCGTGGTGCACGCCGAGGGGTCGAGGATCGTGAGCTCGGGGCAGCCGGTCTCGCGGACCTTGGGGCCTCCGGGCGGGCCGTAGGGGCAGGCGTCGTCCTTGTCGTTGACGATCGACTGCTCGGTGCACGCCTGGTCACCCACGCCGATCTGGCAGCCGGCAAACGCGCCAAGCGCGAGGGCGGGGATCAGGGCGAGGGCGGCGCGGAAGGTGCGGCGCGACCGGGCCCTGGGCGAGGTTCTCGCGGTCATGGCCCCGCATGGTGCCCTCGGTTCGTCACAAAGTCGACTGGGTGGGTTTGGGCTGAGGTAAGCTCGCGCCGTGCGCGCGGTTCGAAGGATCGGTCGTGCTCTCGCGATCGAGGCCCGACGCCGCAGTTTCCGAGCGCAAAGAGCGCCGTCTTAGCAAAACCAGGAGACCTGAATGAGCTCGAGATCGTCGATTGTCCGCACCCTCAGCGCGCTCGTCATGGGCGCGGCCCTCTCGCTCACCGTCGCGGCGTGCGGCGGCGGCGCCGCGTCGGGCGGCGGTGCAGAGACCGGAGGCGCCGAGGGCGGCCTCGTCGGGAAGCCGGCGCCCGAGTTCACCGCCGAGGCGGTCACCGGCGAGGGCCCGAAGAGCGTGAAGGAAGCGGCCGGCAAGGTGACCATCATCGACTTCTGGGCGACGTACTGCGGCCCCTGCAAGAAGTCGTTCCCGAAGTACCAGGAGCTCGTCGATCAGTTCGGCGGCGACCTCAGCGTCATCGCGGTGAGCGTCGACGAGGAGGACACGGACAAGGCCAAGCTCGAGGAGTTCGTGAAGGCGACGGGCGTGAAGTTCTCGGTCGTGTGGGACAAGGACAAGAGCGCCGCGAAGGCCTACAGCCCGCCCAAGATGCCGACCGCGTTCGTCGTCGACAAGACGGGCACGATCCGCCACATCCACGCCGGCTACGGCGAGGGCGAAGAGGACAAGATCGCCGAGGAGATCAAGGCCCTGATCGGGCAGTGATCGCAGCACGAGCGTCGGCGATCCGCGCGAGCAACTCGGCCCACGCCCGTGGGCCGGGCAGCACCAGGTCCGCCCCGACGTTCGGCGTCGGCCGCTCCGCCGAGGCCACGTAAATCCCTACCCCATCGCGCTGCCGGGCGAGGGCAATCGCGCCCTCGTCGGTGGTGTCGTCCCCCGCGTACACGACGAGCGTGCGGGGCGGCAAGCGCGCGAGCAACTGCGCGAGCGCCGTCTGCTTCGTGGCGCCGGGGTCACGCGCCTCGACGACTTGTCGCCCCTCGATGATCTCGAACCCCGCAGCGACCGCGG
Protein-coding sequences here:
- a CDS encoding TlpA family protein disulfide reductase, translating into MSSRSSIVRTLSALVMGAALSLTVAACGGGAASGGGAETGGAEGGLVGKPAPEFTAEAVTGEGPKSVKEAAGKVTIIDFWATYCGPCKKSFPKYQELVDQFGGDLSVIAVSVDEEDTDKAKLEEFVKATGVKFSVVWDKDKSAAKAYSPPKMPTAFVVDKTGTIRHIHAGYGEGEEDKIAEEIKALIGQ
- a CDS encoding DUF3570 domain-containing protein — its product is MIRRLAQALLAPLVAAALTLAPAPASAAPNDEEVEVLVQTVLEASYKEGKYQEALDTLNLAKQACAKKSACSSKVRAKLYVALGTVLAGGMKKSSEAKAAFATAIKEDPTIALFPDFTSREIEKAWSEARSAGSPSGGNPETKEAKAASGGSKKLKATYEGQPPARGWRTGEGSFYYELATKAEKEREWLDCIAYGRASYEAEDRTSTLFLVAACEARAGLWVEAVSDYEATAEAASRKNIRQMAAQARSRADELRAKIPKIIVQKPANATDLKVRVNGVELAEDQLGAEIPVNPGERTIIATGKVNGAEQSFEQSVNVGEGETATVEVKLVPKGKAIDRALVQCMQNAQTQDQFDECIAKNRKLPLNLKFGLEFSAYHDSDKVDVVSPTVFFNVENPTSGWGFGGSFLVDVVTAASTDIVATASPRWTEQRYVPALGGHKKFGDVDVNLHTAMSIEPDYLATSVGTTVAIDLRQKTVTPSLSYDFSYDIAGRSGTSYEVFSRRIQRHALDLSSSFVLDKNSILTTNFSAVIEAGDSSKPYRYIPTFAPDIAPRVLPGQSLATVNFYRNPERILEQLPLSRQRFAFAARYARRFSASTLRAEERLYADSWGLKATTTDLRYLYDISQNVRIWPHFRFHAQTGAAFWQLAYVSERTPTGLQVPALRTGDRELGPLIGVTGGLGTRIAFGEAKNWGLIVSGDVIYTRFLNTLFILQRFGYFGALTLEVDVE
- a CDS encoding DUF4266 domain-containing protein, translating into MLNEDTSASLVVRAGRALLVVLVLGGGLLASTGCAPVAPYERGKLAHPTMTAADMSGFGESHLRAITEGAVGGSGGTGSGCGCN